One genomic region from Frateuria soli encodes:
- a CDS encoding integron integrase: MVGAARAPRLLDEVRRVLRVKRYSMRTEHAYVGWIRRFVLANGKRHPRDMGAAEVEAFLSTLAVQGGVSPNTQNQALSALLFLYRQVLGVELPWLDGVVRAKRPQRVPTVLSREEVARVLAQMDGRPWLLASLLYGTGMRLMEVLRLRVKDVDFDRGEITVRDGKGGKDRHTMLPRKLVEPLRREIERATQMHAHDLAEGFGAVWLPHALARKYPGAAREPGWQYVFPSARRSRDPRDGTERRHHFDDAILSRSLKRACRQAGILKPVSAHTLRHSFATHLLEAGQDIRTVQELLGHKDVATTQIYTHVLNRGGLAVVSPLDRQ, translated from the coding sequence ATGGTCGGCGCGGCGCGGGCGCCGCGGTTGCTGGACGAGGTGCGGCGGGTGTTGCGGGTCAAGCGCTACAGCATGCGGACCGAGCATGCCTACGTGGGGTGGATACGGCGGTTCGTGCTGGCCAACGGCAAGCGCCACCCGCGGGACATGGGGGCAGCGGAGGTGGAAGCGTTTCTCTCCACTCTCGCCGTACAAGGCGGCGTTTCGCCGAATACCCAGAATCAGGCGCTTTCGGCGTTGCTGTTTCTCTATCGGCAGGTGCTTGGGGTGGAGCTGCCCTGGCTGGATGGGGTGGTGCGGGCGAAGCGCCCGCAGCGGGTGCCAACGGTTCTCTCGCGGGAGGAAGTGGCGCGGGTGCTGGCGCAGATGGACGGGCGGCCCTGGCTGCTGGCGAGCCTGCTGTACGGCACCGGCATGCGGTTGATGGAGGTGCTGCGGCTGCGGGTGAAGGACGTCGATTTCGACCGCGGCGAGATCACGGTGCGCGATGGCAAGGGTGGCAAGGACCGGCATACCATGCTCCCGCGCAAACTGGTCGAGCCGTTGCGGCGCGAGATCGAACGCGCGACGCAGATGCATGCGCATGATCTGGCGGAAGGCTTTGGCGCGGTGTGGTTGCCCCATGCGCTGGCGCGCAAGTATCCGGGGGCGGCGCGCGAGCCCGGCTGGCAGTACGTGTTCCCGTCGGCGAGGCGCTCGCGCGATCCGCGGGACGGGACCGAGCGCCGACACCACTTCGACGATGCCATCCTCAGCCGTTCGTTGAAGCGTGCCTGCCGCCAGGCCGGGATCCTGAAGCCTGTCAGCGCGCATACGTTGCGCCATTCGTTTGCCACGCACCTGCTGGAGGCGGGGCAGGACATCCGCACGGTGCAGGAACTGCTCGGCCACAAGGATGTGGCGACGACGCAGATCTATACGCATGTGCTCAATCGGGGCGGGTTGGCGGTGGTCAGTCCGCTGGATCGCCAATAG
- the mfd gene encoding transcription-repair coupling factor, translating into MPQIPHPPLPTTPKQRRFWTPPHGSSRALLIAEAARDHAGLLVAVARDTQRASTLEDELRLFSGDLPVLHFPDWETLPYDVFSPHPEIVSQRIAALYRLPMVTRGVLVVPVATLMQRIAPRSHITGSGLVVSKGQKLDLAAEQRRLEAAGYRHVPQVAEPGDYAVRGALIDIFPMGTAEPYRVELFDDEVDSIRSFDPETQRSQQPVDKVELLPAREFPLTEEAARDFRTALRERFPIDIRRCPLYQDMKEGVTPGGIEYYLPLFFKQTATLFDYLGEGALFVLGEGAGEASDQFWANTAERYEQRAHDIERPVLPPAELYLSPEQLREQLNRRLRVEVVPSGHEHAVDSGTLPAPEVPLNRKGEEPGTSLRHFLESYPGRVMIAADSAGRREALAETLAAAGLKPVNVEGWSAFLGRSRDTAGSAPSPPAQPGDRAGERGALAPAPSPGQSKNKGLPLSPTLSPGRAGGEGAGLRFAITVAPLEQGFALKQPAITVLTERELYGERVRTDRKRRRGAARDPDAIIRDLTELSVGAPIVHVDHGVGRYQGLVSMELGGMEGEFLVIEYAKGDKLYVPVAQLGLVSRYSGTAPELAPLHSLGGDAWERARRKAAEKVRDVAAELLAIYAQREARGGESISIDRGMVEAFGASFPFEETPDQEQAIDAVLQDLAAPRAMDRVICGDVGFGKTEVALRAAFAAATAGKQVAVLVPTTLLAQQHYRNFADRFADWPVKVDVLSRFKSSKEVNESLKRLADGQIDVIVGTHKLLQSDIKFKNLGLVVVDEEQRFGVRQKEQLKKLRAEVDLLTMTATPIPRTLNMAMAGLRDLSLITTPPAHRMAVRTFISTWDPATIREAFQRELSRGGQVYFLHNEVDSIERTARELQELIPEARIGIAHGQMPERELERVMADFHRQRFNVLVCTTIIETGIDIPTANTIIIDRADRFGLAQLHQLRGRVGRSHHRAYAYLIVPDRKAITADAEKRLEALASLEELGAGFTLATHDLEIRGAGELLGEEQSGQIQEIGFGLYTELLDRAVRALKSGKVPDFDLSSEHETEVELHLPALIPDDYLPDVHTRLTLYKRIASAKDEDHLRDLQVEMIDRFGLLPEPTKTLFALSSLKLMATPLGIRKLDLGANGGRITFRDKPEIEPIAIIRLIQSQPRVYKLDGQDKLRITLDLPGATERIRAAQEVLVQLGARRPG; encoded by the coding sequence ATGCCCCAGATCCCCCACCCGCCCCTCCCCACCACTCCCAAGCAGCGCCGCTTCTGGACCCCGCCCCACGGCTCCTCGCGCGCCCTGCTGATCGCCGAGGCCGCGCGCGACCACGCCGGCCTGCTGGTGGCGGTCGCGCGCGACACCCAGCGCGCCTCGACGCTGGAAGATGAGTTGCGCCTCTTCAGCGGCGACCTGCCGGTGCTGCACTTCCCCGACTGGGAGACGCTGCCCTACGACGTCTTCAGCCCGCATCCGGAGATCGTCTCCCAGCGCATCGCCGCGCTCTACCGGCTGCCGATGGTCACCCGCGGCGTGCTGGTGGTGCCGGTGGCGACGCTGATGCAGCGCATCGCGCCGCGCTCGCACATCACCGGCTCCGGCCTGGTCGTATCGAAGGGCCAGAAGCTGGACCTTGCCGCCGAACAGCGGCGCCTGGAAGCGGCCGGCTATCGCCACGTGCCGCAGGTGGCCGAGCCGGGCGACTACGCCGTGCGTGGCGCGCTGATCGACATCTTCCCGATGGGCACCGCCGAGCCCTACCGCGTCGAGCTGTTCGACGACGAGGTCGACTCGATCCGCAGCTTCGACCCGGAAACCCAGCGCTCGCAGCAGCCGGTGGACAAGGTGGAACTGCTGCCCGCGCGCGAGTTTCCGCTCACCGAGGAGGCGGCGAGGGATTTCCGCACTGCGCTGCGCGAGCGCTTTCCGATCGACATCCGCCGCTGTCCGCTCTACCAGGACATGAAAGAAGGCGTGACGCCCGGCGGCATCGAGTATTACCTGCCGCTGTTCTTCAAGCAGACCGCCACGCTGTTCGATTACCTGGGCGAAGGGGCGCTATTCGTGCTGGGCGAAGGCGCCGGCGAGGCCTCCGACCAGTTCTGGGCCAACACCGCCGAGCGCTACGAACAGCGCGCGCACGACATCGAGCGCCCGGTGCTGCCGCCGGCCGAGCTCTACCTCTCGCCCGAGCAACTGCGCGAGCAGCTCAACCGCCGCCTGCGCGTGGAGGTGGTCCCCTCCGGCCACGAACACGCCGTCGACTCGGGCACCCTGCCCGCACCCGAGGTGCCGCTCAACCGCAAGGGCGAGGAGCCTGGCACCTCGTTGCGGCATTTCCTGGAGAGCTACCCCGGCCGCGTGATGATCGCCGCCGATTCGGCGGGTCGGCGCGAGGCGTTGGCCGAGACGCTCGCCGCCGCCGGCCTCAAGCCAGTGAACGTGGAGGGTTGGTCCGCCTTCCTGGGCAGGTCCCGCGACACCGCGGGATCTGCCCCCTCGCCCCCGGCGCAGCCGGGGGATAGGGCTGGGGAGAGGGGGGCTCTTGCTCCTGCTCCTTCACCCGGACAAAGCAAAAACAAGGGCCTCCCCCTCTCCCCAACCCTCTCCCCCGGCAGGGCCGGGGGAGAGGGAGCTGGTCTGCGCTTCGCCATCACCGTCGCGCCGCTGGAACAGGGCTTCGCCCTCAAGCAGCCGGCGATCACCGTGCTCACCGAGCGCGAGCTCTACGGCGAACGGGTGCGCACCGACCGCAAGCGGCGCCGCGGCGCGGCGCGCGATCCGGACGCGATCATCCGCGACCTGACCGAACTCTCGGTCGGCGCGCCGATCGTGCACGTCGACCACGGCGTGGGCCGCTACCAGGGCCTGGTGTCGATGGAACTGGGCGGCATGGAAGGCGAGTTCCTGGTCATCGAGTACGCCAAGGGCGACAAGCTCTACGTGCCGGTGGCGCAATTGGGCCTGGTCAGCCGTTACTCCGGCACTGCGCCCGAGCTGGCGCCGCTGCACTCGCTCGGCGGCGACGCATGGGAGCGCGCACGCAGGAAGGCCGCCGAGAAAGTCCGCGACGTCGCCGCGGAACTCCTCGCCATCTACGCCCAGCGCGAAGCGCGCGGCGGCGAGTCGATCAGCATCGACCGCGGCATGGTCGAGGCGTTCGGCGCCAGCTTCCCGTTCGAGGAGACGCCCGACCAGGAGCAGGCCATCGATGCCGTACTGCAGGACCTGGCCGCGCCGCGCGCGATGGACCGCGTGATCTGCGGCGACGTGGGCTTCGGCAAGACCGAGGTCGCGCTGCGCGCCGCCTTCGCCGCAGCCACCGCCGGCAAACAGGTGGCCGTGCTGGTGCCCACCACCCTGCTCGCCCAGCAGCACTACCGGAACTTCGCCGACCGCTTCGCCGACTGGCCGGTGAAGGTTGACGTGCTATCGCGCTTCAAGTCGTCCAAGGAAGTGAACGAATCGCTCAAGCGCTTGGCCGACGGGCAGATCGACGTGATCGTGGGCACCCACAAGCTGCTGCAGTCGGACATCAAGTTCAAGAACCTCGGCCTGGTCGTGGTCGACGAGGAACAGCGCTTCGGCGTGCGCCAGAAGGAACAGCTGAAAAAGCTGCGCGCCGAGGTCGACCTGCTCACCATGACCGCCACGCCGATCCCGCGCACGCTCAACATGGCGATGGCCGGCCTGCGCGACCTCTCGCTGATCACCACCCCGCCGGCGCACCGCATGGCCGTGCGCACCTTCATCAGCACATGGGACCCGGCCACTATCCGCGAGGCATTCCAGCGCGAGCTCTCGCGCGGCGGCCAGGTCTACTTCCTGCACAACGAGGTCGACTCGATCGAGCGCACCGCGCGCGAGTTGCAGGAGCTGATCCCGGAAGCGCGCATCGGCATCGCCCACGGCCAGATGCCCGAGCGCGAGCTCGAACGCGTGATGGCCGACTTCCACCGCCAGCGCTTCAACGTGCTGGTGTGCACCACGATCATCGAGACCGGCATCGACATTCCCACCGCGAACACGATCATCATCGACCGCGCCGACCGCTTCGGCCTGGCCCAGCTGCACCAGTTGCGTGGCCGTGTGGGCCGCTCGCACCACCGCGCCTACGCCTACCTGATCGTGCCCGATCGCAAGGCGATCACCGCCGACGCGGAGAAACGTCTCGAAGCGCTCGCTTCGCTGGAGGAACTGGGCGCGGGCTTCACCCTGGCCACGCACGATCTGGAGATCCGCGGCGCCGGCGAGCTGCTGGGCGAGGAGCAGTCCGGCCAGATCCAGGAAATCGGCTTCGGCCTCTACACCGAGCTGCTCGACCGCGCGGTGCGCGCCTTGAAGAGCGGCAAGGTGCCCGACTTCGACCTCTCTTCCGAACACGAGACGGAAGTGGAGCTGCACCTGCCCGCGCTGATCCCGGACGACTACCTGCCCGACGTGCACACGCGACTGACCCTCTACAAGCGCATCGCCAGCGCGAAGGACGAGGACCATCTGCGCGACCTGCAAGTGGAGATGATCGACCGGTTCGGCCTGCTGCCCGAACCGACCAAAACCCTGTTCGCACTGTCCAGCCTGAAGCTGATGGCCACCCCGCTGGGCATCCGCAAACTCGACCTAGGCGCAAACGGCGGGCGCATCACCTTCCGCGACAAGCCCGAGATCGAGCCGATCGCCATCATCCGCCTGATCCAGAGCCAGCCACGCGTCTACAAACTCGACGGCCAGGACAAGCTCAGGATCACCCTCGACCTTCCCGGCGCCACTGAACGCATTCGCGCCGCCCAGGAGGTTCTCGTCCAGCTCGGCGCGCGCCGCCCCGGCTGA
- a CDS encoding GNAT family N-acetyltransferase, which yields MQPAIDFASPTRSAPLPPPSNQRFARSRVSPAGDPVATRDGRVLHMRPIEPGDVAALRRCFTRLSPEDIRRRFMHALSELPEPMAQRLCRIDPETEAAFVLVDDSVTPAELRGVGRVFIDAATDTAEFSVLVEREWTRMGLGAELMRRLVATCRERGLVELWGYVLVENRPMLRLCSELGFTSRMVPDEPGVAQITLRL from the coding sequence ATCCAACCCGCCATCGACTTCGCCAGCCCTACCCGCAGCGCGCCGCTACCCCCGCCCAGCAACCAGCGTTTTGCCCGCTCGCGGGTTTCGCCGGCCGGCGACCCCGTCGCCACCCGCGATGGCCGCGTGCTGCACATGCGCCCGATCGAGCCGGGCGACGTGGCGGCTCTGCGCCGCTGCTTCACGCGCCTGTCGCCCGAGGACATCCGGCGCCGCTTCATGCATGCCCTGTCGGAACTGCCCGAACCGATGGCGCAGCGGTTGTGCCGCATCGATCCGGAAACCGAGGCGGCCTTCGTGCTGGTCGACGACAGCGTGACGCCGGCCGAACTGCGCGGGGTGGGTCGAGTGTTCATCGACGCGGCCACCGACACCGCGGAATTCTCCGTGCTGGTCGAACGCGAATGGACGCGCATGGGCCTGGGCGCCGAACTGATGCGCCGCCTGGTCGCCACCTGCCGCGAACGCGGGCTGGTCGAACTGTGGGGCTACGTGCTGGTGGAAAACCGCCCGATGCTGCGCCTGTGCAGCGAACTGGGCTTCACCTCGCGCATGGTGCCGGACGAACCGGGCGTGGCGCAGATCACCCTGCGCCTGTAA
- a CDS encoding PhoH family protein gives MTGSKRIYALDTNVLLHDPTSLFRFEEHDVFIPMTVLEELDEKKKGASEVSRNGRQVSRFINELIERGNGHGISNGLDLSNPQGVSLKRGQAVGKLYFQQRATNGHGKADNLILAAVIELRDQNPDRSVILVTKDINLRIKAKIYGIDAEDYENDRALDDFALLYTGSNGLPDDFWDRHPEVQSWSERGRTFYKVDRRDGEDWHPNQCLFLPGDNSVELRVLQVDEQHATMVLLDDHSHPSHSVWGIAARNREQNFALNVLMDPDVDFVTLLGTAGTGKTLLALAAGLAQVMDQQRYREIIMTRATVSVGEDIGFLPGTEEEKMTPWMGALTDNLEVLANPEEGGSWGRQATNDLLASRIKIRSLNFMRGRTFLSRYLIIDEAQNLTPKQMKTLITRAGPGTKIVCLGNVEQIDTPYLTETTSGLTYAVDRFKNWEHSAHITLRRGERSRLADFASEAL, from the coding sequence CATGACCCCACCTCGCTGTTCCGGTTCGAGGAACACGACGTGTTCATTCCCATGACCGTGCTGGAGGAGCTGGACGAAAAGAAGAAGGGCGCTTCGGAGGTCTCGCGCAACGGTCGCCAGGTCAGCCGCTTCATCAACGAGCTGATCGAGCGCGGCAACGGGCACGGCATCAGCAACGGGCTGGACCTTTCCAATCCCCAGGGAGTGAGCCTCAAGCGCGGCCAGGCGGTGGGCAAGCTGTACTTCCAGCAACGCGCCACCAACGGCCACGGCAAGGCGGACAACCTGATCCTCGCCGCGGTGATCGAGCTGCGCGACCAGAACCCGGACCGCTCGGTGATCCTGGTCACCAAGGACATCAACCTGCGCATCAAGGCCAAGATCTACGGCATCGATGCAGAGGACTACGAGAACGACCGCGCGCTCGACGACTTCGCGCTGCTCTACACCGGTTCGAACGGGCTGCCGGACGACTTCTGGGACCGCCATCCGGAGGTGCAGTCCTGGTCCGAGCGCGGCCGGACCTTCTACAAGGTCGACCGTCGCGACGGCGAGGACTGGCATCCCAACCAATGCCTGTTCCTGCCCGGCGACAACAGCGTCGAACTGCGCGTGCTGCAGGTGGACGAGCAGCACGCCACGATGGTGTTGCTGGACGACCACAGCCACCCCAGCCACAGCGTATGGGGCATTGCCGCGCGCAACCGCGAACAGAACTTCGCGCTCAACGTGCTGATGGACCCGGACGTCGACTTCGTCACCCTGCTCGGCACCGCCGGCACCGGCAAGACACTGCTGGCGCTCGCTGCCGGGCTGGCGCAGGTGATGGACCAGCAGCGCTACCGGGAAATCATCATGACCCGCGCGACGGTTTCGGTCGGCGAGGACATCGGCTTCCTGCCCGGAACCGAGGAAGAGAAGATGACACCGTGGATGGGCGCGCTCACCGATAACCTCGAGGTGCTCGCCAATCCCGAGGAAGGCGGCTCGTGGGGCCGCCAGGCCACCAACGACCTGCTCGCCTCGCGCATCAAGATCCGCTCGCTCAACTTCATGCGAGGACGCACCTTCCTGTCGCGATACCTGATCATCGACGAAGCGCAGAACCTCACGCCCAAGCAGATGAAGACCCTGATCACCCGCGCCGGCCCCGGCACCAAGATCGTGTGCCTGGGCAACGTCGAGCAGATCGACACGCCCTACCTCACCGAGACCACCTCCGGTCTGACCTACGCAGTGGACCGCTTCAAGAACTGGGAGCACTCGGCCCACATCACGCTTCGTCGTGGCGAGCGCTCGCGGCTGGCCGACTTCGCCTCCGAGGCGCTCTGA